Proteins co-encoded in one Opitutus terrae PB90-1 genomic window:
- a CDS encoding ABC transporter permease produces MNLFDRFVALFRPGRLDREMTAEIAEHLERETQQNLARGMPSDEARFAALRAFGGVEQIKERERDARGFFWLEQLAQDLRYALRMLRRDSGFTATVVLTLALGIGGCTAVFSLVNHILLRALPYDEPQNLVHLWEDASGKGTGRNIVAGGQFGDWRAQATTLESIAAIRRESMNLTGLGEPERLAITKVSASYLRTLRVRPALGRDFQPDEDQPGKGNVAILSHRLWQQSFASDPQVVGREILLDSESYTVVGVLASDPPLPYEGDVLLPFVFGTQPWHHVRGDHRLRVIGRIKPGVTIDRVRTEFNAITDRLRPLYPSWKKHWGTLVVPLHEQSVEAVRLQLWVLFGAVGFVLLIACANVAGLLLARMSSRRREVALRVALGAGRGRVLRQLLTESVLLSALGGGAGLLVSFWATASLTRLGQNALGPSLELGLDIWTLGFATGVSVATGILFGLAPALHLADAGMSQGLKLDGNVAGGRRQSRLRRGLIVAEVALALTLLVGASLLMTTLWRLHKVPPGFEPHGVLAMDISIDPRKFADTDRRTRFVRQILERLESLAEVEAVAASTSVPMSGFSDTALRAEYQPERDEVYVHTDRSFASPGFFRALRIPLLQGREFTPRDEAKDAPPVVILSASLARKVFPDRDPIGQAVRMQGEHFEVVGVVGDVRQRGLDHPMSEYVYQPDASAWGACTLLVRTAVPPLAAAETCRRVILQVDADQPVANIRTLESVITTRDAPRRLMLILLSVFAGTAVLLVAVGLYGLIAFGVVQRTREIGIRMALGAGRRHVLSGVMREGLVLAIVGVVCGLAAACGLSQLLVGLLFRVTPTDPFVLGGVALLLLLIAAFACWLPARRAATINPIEALRCE; encoded by the coding sequence ATGAATTTATTCGACCGCTTCGTTGCGCTGTTTCGCCCCGGCCGGCTCGACCGGGAAATGACCGCGGAAATCGCCGAGCATCTCGAACGCGAGACACAACAAAACCTCGCGCGTGGGATGCCGAGCGACGAAGCGAGGTTCGCCGCGCTCCGCGCGTTTGGCGGCGTCGAGCAGATCAAGGAGCGCGAGCGCGACGCCCGCGGTTTCTTCTGGCTCGAACAACTCGCGCAGGACCTCCGCTATGCGCTGCGAATGCTGCGGCGGGATTCCGGGTTCACCGCGACCGTCGTCCTCACGCTCGCGCTCGGCATCGGCGGGTGCACGGCGGTGTTCAGCCTGGTCAACCACATCCTGCTGCGGGCCCTCCCGTACGACGAACCGCAAAACCTGGTCCACCTTTGGGAAGACGCCTCCGGCAAGGGCACCGGCCGAAACATCGTGGCCGGCGGCCAGTTCGGCGACTGGCGCGCCCAGGCTACCACGCTGGAAAGCATCGCGGCGATCCGGCGCGAGAGCATGAACCTCACCGGCCTGGGCGAGCCGGAGCGACTCGCGATCACGAAGGTCTCCGCCAGCTACCTGCGGACGCTGCGGGTGCGTCCCGCACTCGGCCGCGACTTTCAACCCGACGAGGACCAACCGGGCAAGGGCAACGTCGCGATCCTCAGCCACCGGCTGTGGCAACAGTCGTTCGCAAGCGACCCGCAGGTGGTGGGCCGCGAAATCCTGCTCGACAGCGAGAGCTACACGGTCGTCGGCGTCCTCGCGTCCGACCCGCCGTTGCCTTACGAGGGGGACGTGCTCCTGCCGTTCGTCTTCGGCACGCAACCCTGGCACCACGTGCGCGGCGACCACCGACTGCGCGTGATCGGACGGATCAAGCCGGGCGTCACGATCGACCGGGTGCGCACGGAGTTCAACGCGATCACCGATCGACTGCGGCCGCTTTATCCCTCGTGGAAAAAACACTGGGGAACCCTCGTCGTGCCGTTGCACGAACAGAGCGTCGAAGCGGTGCGGTTGCAGCTCTGGGTGCTTTTTGGGGCCGTGGGGTTTGTGCTGCTGATCGCCTGCGCCAACGTCGCGGGTTTGCTCCTGGCACGGATGTCTTCGCGTCGCCGCGAGGTGGCGCTGCGCGTGGCGCTAGGTGCCGGCCGCGGTCGGGTACTCCGACAGTTGCTGACCGAAAGCGTGCTGCTTTCCGCCCTCGGTGGCGGAGCGGGACTGCTCGTGTCCTTCTGGGCCACGGCCTCGCTCACCCGACTTGGGCAGAACGCTCTGGGCCCCTCGCTGGAACTCGGCCTCGACATCTGGACGCTCGGCTTCGCGACCGGCGTATCCGTTGCCACTGGCATTCTGTTTGGACTGGCGCCGGCGCTGCACCTCGCTGATGCAGGCATGAGTCAAGGGCTGAAACTGGATGGAAACGTAGCGGGAGGCCGGCGACAGAGCCGATTGCGGCGCGGGCTGATCGTGGCGGAGGTCGCACTCGCGCTCACGTTGCTGGTAGGAGCCAGTCTGCTCATGACGACGCTGTGGCGGCTGCACAAGGTGCCCCCGGGATTCGAGCCACACGGAGTTCTGGCGATGGATATTTCCATCGACCCCCGGAAGTTCGCCGACACGGACCGCCGCACCCGATTCGTACGGCAGATACTCGAACGACTCGAGTCGCTGGCCGAAGTCGAAGCCGTGGCCGCAAGCACGTCCGTCCCGATGAGCGGCTTCTCGGACACGGCGCTGCGGGCCGAGTACCAACCCGAACGGGACGAGGTCTACGTTCACACCGACCGCAGTTTTGCCTCACCGGGATTCTTTCGCGCGCTCCGCATTCCGCTCCTGCAAGGCCGGGAATTCACCCCGCGTGATGAAGCCAAAGATGCTCCGCCCGTCGTGATCCTGAGCGCGTCGCTGGCACGGAAAGTCTTCCCCGATCGGGACCCAATCGGTCAGGCCGTGCGCATGCAGGGCGAGCATTTCGAGGTCGTGGGCGTCGTGGGCGATGTGCGCCAGCGCGGGCTCGACCATCCGATGAGCGAATATGTGTATCAGCCGGACGCCTCGGCTTGGGGCGCGTGCACCCTGCTGGTGCGAACGGCGGTTCCGCCGCTCGCAGCGGCCGAGACCTGCCGGCGCGTGATCCTGCAGGTGGATGCCGACCAGCCGGTGGCCAACATCCGCACGCTGGAAAGCGTCATCACGACGCGGGACGCACCGCGCCGGTTGATGCTCATACTGCTGTCCGTCTTCGCCGGCACCGCCGTGCTGCTGGTCGCGGTCGGACTCTACGGACTCATCGCCTTCGGCGTCGTGCAACGCACGCGCGAGATCGGGATCCGCATGGCATTGGGCGCAGGTCGCCGGCATGTGCTTTCCGGCGTGATGCGCGAAGGGCTCGTCCTCGCGATCGTCGGCGTCGTCTGCGGTCTCGCCGCCGCCTGCGGGTTGTCGCAGCTACTGGTCGGTCTGCTGTTCCGCGTCACCCCGACCGATCCGTTCGTGCTCGGCGGGGTCGCCTTGCTACTCCTCCTCATTGCGGCGTTCGCGTGCTGGCTGCCCGCAAGGCGCGCGGCAACCATCAATCCGATCGAGGCGTTGAGATGCGAGTGA
- a CDS encoding RNA polymerase sigma factor codes for MPPLLPASATVLPDEQLVARTQAGDRDAFRRIVERYQSLICSLAYNATGNLAESEDFAQETFLAGWRQIAQLREPAKLRSWLCGIARNLINNRRRRLAAQPWPAAAGTGHQELVAPDPSPSDAAIQREQEAILWQALERIPADYRQPLILFYRAHRSIEVVARDLELSEDVVRQRLSRGRKLLQREVLAFVEGTLARTAPGAMFTTSVMASLPLLAATSLTSAGMGGAAAQWTGAGLGGKLLLAFNVVAGPLLGIAAAWLGVRESFREADSSDERRLVKRYYLTIATGTVLFTLASIPLNNWAKAGGGFNPTPMLFWLALLLSYVGGVAVLATRLVRKQNRLRAIVTALAPQPAQPAATVAHEYRSRWTLLGLPLVHVRLTRRADGLERPAVGWIAIGNCAFGLLFAWGGIAAGLVSGGGISVGIVSIAAVSLGGFAIGGLAIGFCAIGGVAVGAIAAGAFAFGWIGAEGRYAIAREFALGLHAAAAHANDAEARQFFAGRPWVDLHTWVGQALLSLVWLPAVFVIWQSLPRFRRS; via the coding sequence ATGCCTCCCCTATTGCCAGCATCCGCGACCGTTTTGCCCGATGAACAACTGGTCGCCCGCACCCAGGCCGGCGATCGCGACGCTTTCCGTCGGATCGTCGAGCGTTACCAGAGCCTGATCTGCTCGCTCGCGTACAATGCGACGGGCAACCTCGCTGAGAGTGAGGATTTCGCGCAGGAAACTTTTCTGGCCGGCTGGAGGCAGATCGCGCAGCTCCGCGAGCCGGCGAAGCTGCGGTCCTGGCTCTGCGGCATCGCTCGCAACCTGATCAACAACCGCCGCCGCCGGCTCGCGGCGCAGCCGTGGCCAGCCGCCGCCGGGACCGGTCATCAGGAGTTGGTGGCGCCCGACCCGTCGCCGAGCGACGCGGCCATCCAGCGCGAACAGGAGGCGATTCTATGGCAGGCGCTGGAGCGTATTCCCGCAGACTACCGGCAGCCGCTGATTCTTTTCTATCGCGCGCATCGCTCGATCGAAGTCGTGGCGCGGGATCTCGAGTTGAGCGAAGACGTCGTCCGGCAGCGGCTCTCGCGCGGTCGCAAGCTGCTGCAGCGCGAGGTCCTGGCTTTCGTCGAGGGCACGCTCGCGCGGACTGCGCCGGGCGCGATGTTCACGACCAGCGTAATGGCCTCGCTGCCGCTACTCGCCGCGACCAGCTTGACAAGCGCGGGCATGGGCGGCGCCGCCGCCCAATGGACCGGCGCCGGTCTCGGCGGAAAACTGCTGCTCGCATTCAACGTCGTGGCGGGTCCGCTGCTCGGGATCGCGGCGGCGTGGCTCGGCGTGCGCGAGTCGTTCCGAGAAGCGGATTCGTCGGACGAACGGCGACTGGTGAAACGCTACTACCTGACGATCGCCACCGGCACGGTGCTCTTCACACTCGCCAGCATTCCGCTGAACAATTGGGCGAAAGCGGGCGGAGGATTCAATCCGACGCCGATGCTGTTCTGGCTCGCGTTGCTACTCTCCTACGTCGGTGGCGTAGCGGTGCTGGCAACTCGGCTGGTGCGGAAGCAGAACCGATTGCGTGCCATCGTAACCGCTCTGGCGCCCCAACCCGCGCAGCCGGCCGCAACCGTCGCCCACGAATATCGCAGCCGGTGGACCCTGCTCGGACTTCCACTCGTGCACGTGCGGCTCACCCGGCGCGCGGACGGATTGGAGCGCCCGGCGGTGGGCTGGATTGCGATCGGCAACTGCGCGTTCGGTCTCCTGTTCGCGTGGGGCGGAATCGCAGCGGGACTCGTGAGCGGCGGCGGGATTTCGGTCGGAATCGTCTCGATCGCTGCGGTGAGCCTGGGCGGTTTCGCAATCGGCGGGCTGGCGATCGGGTTCTGTGCAATCGGCGGTGTGGCCGTTGGTGCCATCGCGGCGGGCGCGTTTGCCTTTGGGTGGATCGGCGCCGAGGGACGCTACGCGATTGCACGGGAGTTTGCGCTGGGGTTGCATGCTGCCGCAGCGCATGCCAACGACGCCGAGGCGCGCCAGTTCTTCGCCGGCCGGCCGTGGGTTGATCTCCACACCTGGGTCGGCCAGGCGCTGCTCAGCCTCGTGTGGCTGCCCGCGGTCTTCGTGATCTGGCAATCGCTGCCCCGCTTCCGCCGGAGCTGA
- a CDS encoding ATP-binding protein, whose amino-acid sequence MKTLNLKAGRACFRLLSGVRHRLLAACLAGLALAAPPARAEAEAPAPPDVLILNSYAPGYAWSDDEIAGALGVLRKSHPLIEPVIEYLDFKRFTDPARERWLIEDVADKCRVRPPRLIITFDNAAFDFALKYRARLGPDIPIVFGGMNRFTPPMIAGHRGITGVSEQSDYSGTFALIAHLRPRARRVLVISNQTESGRESRAAFAELRPRYADRYTFEFFDHWTNAELIDRVANLSDDWVGLILDATRDETGHDNYFAPGFSQALSTQARVPVFLTSRPPGGNDWSVYPWDGIGGGMVVADLHGAAVGELAARVLAGESPAGLPVVRYSPQRLEVDYRQMQRFRLSVDQLPPGTQVLNAPVTFYQVNRSRIILTAGVILLLCGIIAALSLNILWRRRAERALRRAEEQLRSAQKLEAIGLLAGGVAHDFNNILQVIRGHAGFLEESLAGAAAPLEDVRTILSASERGAQLTRQLLAFSRKQPLLPEAVEANALVTDLVKMLRRVLGEHIEVQLALLPEPCTFVADKAQLEQVLLNLCVNARDAMPSGGRLRIELKQTTLAAADTASLPELKPGPHLVLTVSDTGCGMRRELVEHLFEPFFTTKAPGHGTGLGLSVVYGVVRQHGGAIRVYSEVGQGSVFRILLPLNPAVASVPTEKIAEEFPAGHGAILLAEDDPQVRRIGERVLAHNGFEVLTAANGEEAEQLIAEHHARLRLVVLDVLMPKRTGREVFNTLRREYPRVRVLFCSGYSADMLPKEIAPEAGVALINKPYTARELLDRVHQLLRD is encoded by the coding sequence GTGAAAACTCTCAACCTCAAGGCCGGCCGCGCCTGTTTCCGCCTTCTCTCCGGGGTCCGCCACCGCCTGCTGGCCGCGTGCTTGGCCGGACTCGCGCTCGCCGCACCGCCGGCCCGCGCCGAAGCGGAGGCGCCGGCGCCGCCCGACGTCCTCATTCTCAATTCCTACGCGCCCGGCTATGCCTGGAGCGACGACGAGATCGCCGGCGCGCTCGGCGTGTTGCGCAAATCGCATCCGCTCATCGAGCCCGTCATCGAATACCTCGACTTCAAGCGGTTCACCGATCCGGCCCGCGAGCGCTGGCTGATCGAGGACGTCGCCGACAAGTGTCGCGTCCGGCCGCCCCGGCTCATCATCACCTTCGACAACGCCGCCTTCGATTTTGCGCTCAAATACCGCGCGCGGCTCGGCCCCGACATCCCGATCGTCTTTGGCGGCATGAATCGGTTCACGCCCCCCATGATCGCCGGCCACCGCGGCATCACCGGTGTCTCGGAGCAGTCGGACTACAGCGGCACTTTCGCGCTGATCGCGCATCTCCGCCCCCGGGCCCGGCGCGTGCTGGTCATCAGCAACCAGACGGAGAGCGGCCGCGAATCGCGCGCGGCGTTCGCGGAGCTCCGGCCGCGCTACGCCGACCGCTACACCTTCGAATTCTTCGACCACTGGACCAATGCGGAGCTGATCGACCGCGTGGCGAACCTGTCCGACGACTGGGTTGGCCTGATTCTGGACGCCACGCGCGACGAGACGGGCCACGACAACTATTTCGCGCCGGGCTTCAGTCAGGCCCTTTCCACACAGGCTCGCGTGCCGGTCTTTCTCACTTCCCGGCCGCCGGGCGGCAACGACTGGTCGGTGTACCCGTGGGACGGTATTGGCGGTGGCATGGTCGTCGCGGACCTGCATGGCGCCGCCGTCGGCGAACTCGCCGCGCGCGTGCTGGCCGGCGAGTCTCCGGCGGGCCTTCCGGTGGTGCGTTACTCGCCCCAGCGACTCGAAGTGGATTACCGGCAGATGCAGCGGTTCCGGCTCTCCGTGGACCAGTTGCCGCCGGGCACCCAGGTGCTCAACGCGCCGGTTACCTTCTACCAGGTTAACCGCTCGCGGATCATCCTGACGGCCGGGGTGATTCTGCTGCTGTGCGGCATCATCGCGGCGCTCTCGCTCAACATCCTCTGGCGCCGGCGCGCGGAGCGGGCGCTGCGTCGCGCCGAAGAGCAGCTGCGATCCGCCCAAAAGCTCGAGGCTATCGGGCTGTTGGCCGGCGGCGTGGCGCACGATTTCAACAACATCCTGCAGGTCATTCGCGGGCATGCCGGATTTCTCGAGGAATCGCTCGCCGGAGCCGCCGCGCCGCTGGAGGACGTGCGCACGATCCTGAGCGCGTCGGAGCGCGGGGCTCAGTTGACCCGGCAGCTGCTCGCGTTCAGCCGCAAGCAGCCGCTCCTGCCGGAGGCGGTGGAGGCCAACGCGCTCGTGACCGACCTCGTCAAGATGCTGCGCCGCGTACTCGGCGAGCACATCGAGGTGCAACTCGCGCTGCTGCCTGAACCGTGCACGTTCGTCGCCGACAAAGCGCAGCTGGAGCAGGTGTTGCTCAATCTCTGCGTCAACGCCCGCGACGCGATGCCCTCCGGCGGCCGGCTGCGGATCGAGCTGAAACAAACCACGCTGGCGGCGGCCGACACGGCTTCGCTGCCCGAGTTGAAGCCCGGGCCGCACCTCGTGCTCACGGTGAGCGACACCGGTTGCGGCATGCGGCGCGAGCTGGTGGAACACCTGTTCGAGCCATTCTTCACCACCAAGGCCCCCGGTCACGGCACGGGGCTCGGGCTCTCGGTCGTCTACGGGGTCGTCCGGCAACACGGCGGCGCGATCCGCGTCTACAGCGAGGTGGGCCAGGGTTCGGTGTTCCGGATTCTCCTCCCGCTCAACCCGGCGGTGGCCAGCGTTCCCACCGAAAAGATCGCCGAAGAGTTTCCCGCCGGCCACGGCGCCATTCTGCTCGCCGAAGACGACCCGCAGGTGCGGCGCATCGGCGAGCGCGTTCTCGCCCACAACGGATTTGAAGTCCTCACCGCCGCCAACGGCGAGGAGGCTGAGCAGCTCATCGCCGAGCACCATGCCCGGCTCCGGCTGGTGGTCCTCGACGTGCTCATGCCGAAGCGCACCGGCCGCGAGGTCTTCAACACGCTGCGCCGCGAATATCCCCGCGTCCGGGTCCTGTTCTGCAGCGGCTACAGCGCCGACATGCTCCCGAAGGAGATCGCACCCGAAGCCGGTGTCGCGCTGATCAACAAGCCGTACACGGCGCGCGAGCTGCTCGACCGCGTGCACCAGCTGCTGCGGGACTGA
- a CDS encoding MBL fold metallo-hydrolase gives MNISQPRIARRVVLGLGLLALAAADGLAATMEIVRLSPTMIIVQEGRGRTFALNSARGIVVIDTRASAADMRTAKVLIEAEFKRQDYAFVINTHDHWEHVAGNGVFEPRFIVGHAGIHEGQEQDKPRQHDVQSRLTQEIAKEQQILAGLEKVSPAYQTSAEKIADGLEALETLRTGIVEPAITFNDRLTLDLGDRTVRLIYFGKGHSHSDILVHIPEEKVLLTGGACSLAKLPPPFQAWAGTMEVARWIEVLSEFVDSGIELTHIIPGHAPPLSPADLKFIRDYDRELWLGLNEALRDGLTLDAVKSRFALPTRFADWDRLANPTDEVVRQHTGNLERLWALLVGAPATKS, from the coding sequence ATGAATATCTCGCAACCCCGAATTGCGAGACGGGTCGTGCTCGGGCTGGGTCTGCTCGCGCTCGCGGCTGCCGATGGGCTGGCTGCAACGATGGAAATCGTCCGGCTGTCCCCCACGATGATCATCGTGCAGGAGGGGCGCGGCCGCACCTTCGCACTCAATTCCGCCCGCGGCATTGTGGTCATCGATACCCGTGCCTCGGCCGCGGACATGCGCACCGCAAAAGTACTGATCGAAGCCGAGTTCAAACGGCAGGATTACGCCTTTGTCATCAATACCCACGATCACTGGGAGCATGTGGCGGGCAACGGCGTCTTCGAACCCCGGTTCATCGTCGGCCACGCCGGAATCCACGAGGGACAGGAGCAGGACAAACCGCGTCAGCACGACGTCCAGTCGCGTCTCACGCAGGAGATCGCGAAGGAACAGCAGATTCTCGCCGGGCTGGAAAAGGTCTCTCCGGCCTATCAAACATCGGCGGAGAAGATCGCGGACGGGCTGGAGGCCCTGGAGACGCTTCGGACCGGCATCGTGGAGCCGGCGATCACGTTCAATGACCGACTGACGCTCGACCTCGGCGATCGCACCGTGCGACTGATCTACTTCGGCAAAGGGCACAGCCACTCGGACATTCTCGTCCACATTCCCGAGGAGAAAGTACTGCTGACCGGCGGCGCCTGCTCGCTGGCCAAGCTGCCGCCGCCGTTTCAGGCCTGGGCGGGCACGATGGAGGTCGCGCGGTGGATCGAGGTGCTCAGCGAGTTCGTGGATTCCGGGATCGAGTTGACGCACATCATCCCCGGACACGCGCCTCCTCTGAGCCCCGCGGATCTGAAGTTCATCCGCGACTACGATCGGGAACTCTGGCTGGGACTGAACGAGGCCCTGCGCGACGGCCTGACGCTCGACGCGGTGAAATCGCGGTTCGCGCTGCCGACACGATTTGCCGACTGGGATCGGCTGGCGAACCCGACGGATGAGGTCGTCCGACAGCACACGGGGAATCTCGAAAGACTCTGGGCGCTCCTCGTCGGCGCGCCTGCGACCAAATCATGA
- a CDS encoding VOC family protein: MKIRGVDFVMLQVSDIVAATEFYRDLLGLRCAIYSAEDRWAEFDCGNVTLVLHGGETVAAGGTGTRVALAVADIDAAHAELDARGARLLSPVQDYGVCRAFEVLDPDGNPLLLHHRADGTFGP, encoded by the coding sequence ATGAAAATTCGCGGCGTCGATTTCGTCATGCTTCAGGTCAGTGACATCGTCGCCGCGACCGAATTCTACCGCGATCTCCTCGGGCTCCGCTGTGCGATCTACAGTGCCGAGGACCGCTGGGCAGAGTTCGACTGCGGTAACGTCACGCTCGTGCTGCATGGCGGTGAAACCGTCGCGGCCGGCGGCACTGGCACCCGCGTGGCGCTCGCCGTGGCCGATATTGACGCAGCTCATGCCGAGCTCGACGCCAGGGGCGCGCGGCTGCTCAGCCCGGTGCAGGACTACGGCGTTTGCCGTGCCTTCGAGGTGCTCGACCCCGACGGCAATCCGCTGCTCCTGCACCATCGCGCCGACGGCACGTTCGGCCCGTAG
- a CDS encoding PD40 domain-containing protein — MKPPPSHLRLHLTLWSVGMFTAASAAVTPPPDLTAPARPFAEGIISTPESFGASFSPDGRTFYFARALPPRGLPTILCSHLCDGQWTEPEIVPIDGASGEGDASLSPDGARLFFWSRRTAPGKPAGSRPIPDLWFAEQRDGRFGPAHSVGETDTAAWTPLSLRFGGPSVAADGTLYAFRGAAATGGPPRLVRAPLVSGRYLAFEDLGEGLNANGGGFDPYVAPDQHYLVFSSDRADSHGNADLYLSLRAADGSWSIPRNLGPAVNSDAAEYEPAISPDGRLLVFTRERLGIFVIEVRALGLDLSPEANKAARDVSPRAKAVGNDTPATLRAELVGAAACAGVRPPPEATLFEEGLISTPDSFAATFTPDGATLYFCRSSGVRPDRRSRIMESHYADGRWSVPQPVPFSGEFNDFDPNLSPDGEQLFFASVRPESGPRPALWVVERTAAGWSAARSLGTIAGMDGVTVFPCPTASGNLYFAGHATGLASHGDDDIYVCRRHSDGRYGPPENLGPAVNSPFQDYDGYVAPNESFIIFCSRRPGGIGPSDFYVSTRENGGWSAARNLGPLINSASVRGVCCPSVSPDRRWFYFTSSRNERPGIYRIEFKALGLASRASAAAPAAPAPRSAGGQAAPAPELFGGGAVKAAARRFLRTAQPCSRTSTATRRKSTRSWFRIGARADGRRPRSRHSRGCTTRWSLRSVRTENGWCSLRTGRWRERSTRCDSGAWNPRTPAGASPDCCRSRKLAMERVLERPRSRAMARCISVICATVAGHGRSTAPDTKTAATASR; from the coding sequence ATGAAGCCGCCTCCTTCTCACCTGCGCCTGCACCTCACGCTCTGGTCCGTCGGCATGTTCACCGCGGCGTCAGCGGCCGTCACACCGCCGCCCGATCTCACGGCACCAGCGCGTCCTTTCGCCGAGGGAATCATTTCCACTCCGGAGAGTTTCGGCGCAAGCTTCAGCCCGGACGGCAGAACCTTTTATTTCGCCCGCGCGCTGCCGCCCCGCGGTCTGCCGACGATCCTGTGTTCCCACCTGTGCGATGGGCAGTGGACCGAGCCGGAAATCGTCCCGATTGACGGGGCATCCGGCGAAGGCGACGCGTCGCTGTCCCCGGACGGCGCGCGGCTGTTCTTCTGGTCCCGGCGAACTGCGCCCGGCAAGCCCGCCGGCTCGCGCCCGATTCCTGATCTTTGGTTCGCCGAACAACGCGACGGCAGGTTCGGGCCCGCCCATTCCGTCGGCGAAACGGATACCGCGGCCTGGACGCCGCTCTCGCTGCGCTTTGGCGGTCCGTCCGTCGCGGCCGACGGCACGCTCTACGCCTTTCGCGGTGCGGCCGCGACAGGCGGTCCGCCGCGGCTCGTTCGGGCGCCACTCGTCAGCGGACGCTATCTCGCATTTGAGGATCTCGGCGAAGGGCTCAACGCCAACGGCGGCGGGTTCGACCCCTACGTTGCTCCGGACCAGCACTACCTGGTGTTCTCCAGCGATCGCGCCGATTCCCACGGCAACGCCGACCTCTATCTCAGCCTGCGCGCCGCCGACGGAAGCTGGTCGATCCCACGGAATCTCGGACCGGCGGTGAATTCCGACGCAGCGGAATACGAACCCGCCATCTCACCCGACGGCCGACTGCTCGTGTTCACGCGCGAGCGCCTTGGCATCTTCGTCATCGAAGTCCGCGCGCTCGGGCTGGATCTTTCGCCGGAAGCAAACAAAGCTGCGCGCGATGTGAGTCCGCGTGCGAAGGCGGTGGGAAATGACACGCCGGCTACGCTGCGGGCAGAGCTGGTGGGCGCCGCCGCGTGCGCGGGGGTGCGGCCGCCCCCGGAAGCCACCCTGTTCGAGGAGGGGCTGATCTCCACGCCCGACTCTTTCGCCGCGACGTTCACGCCTGATGGGGCCACGCTCTACTTCTGTCGTTCCTCAGGTGTTCGCCCCGATCGTCGAAGCAGGATCATGGAATCGCACTATGCCGATGGCCGCTGGAGTGTGCCGCAGCCGGTGCCGTTCTCGGGCGAATTCAACGATTTTGACCCGAACCTCTCGCCGGACGGCGAGCAGCTCTTCTTCGCCTCCGTGCGACCAGAAAGCGGGCCGCGTCCCGCGCTTTGGGTCGTCGAACGCACCGCCGCCGGCTGGAGCGCCGCCCGCAGCCTCGGCACCATCGCCGGCATGGACGGGGTGACCGTGTTCCCCTGTCCGACCGCGAGCGGCAATCTCTACTTCGCCGGACATGCGACCGGATTGGCGTCGCACGGCGATGATGATATTTACGTGTGCCGACGACACTCGGACGGCCGCTACGGCCCGCCCGAGAATCTCGGGCCTGCGGTCAATTCGCCGTTTCAGGACTACGACGGCTACGTCGCGCCGAACGAGAGTTTCATCATCTTCTGCAGCCGGCGCCCGGGCGGGATCGGCCCGAGCGATTTCTATGTCAGCACGCGCGAAAACGGCGGCTGGAGCGCCGCGCGTAATCTGGGGCCGCTGATCAACTCGGCGAGCGTTCGCGGCGTCTGCTGTCCATCGGTTTCCCCTGATCGGCGCTGGTTCTACTTCACCAGCAGCCGCAACGAACGACCGGGCATCTACCGAATCGAGTTCAAAGCGCTCGGGCTGGCCTCGCGCGCGAGTGCGGCTGCGCCTGCCGCTCCCGCGCCGCGATCGGCAGGCGGGCAGGCTGCTCCCGCCCCCGAGCTGTTCGGAGGCGGCGCCGTCAAAGCAGCAGCCCGACGTTTTCTCCGGACGGCGCAACCGTGTTCACGCACCTCTACAGCGACACGGAGAAAAAGCACACGATCTTGGTTTCGCATTGGCGCGAGGGCCGATGGACGCCGTCCGAGATCGCGCCATTCTCGGGGGTGCACGACGAGATGGAGCCTGCGTTCAGTGCGGACGGAAAACGGCTGGTGTTCGCTTCGTACCGGCCGGTGGCGGGAGCGCTCGACGCGATGCGACTCTGGTGCGTGGAACCCACGGACACCGGCTGGAGCGAGCCCCGATTGCTGCCGATCGCGGAAGCTGGCGATGGAGCGCGTTCTGGAGCGCCCTCGCTCGCGCGCGATGGCGCGCTGTATTTCGGTCATTTGCGCGACCGTGGCTGGCCATGGGAGATCTACTGCGCCCGATACGAAAACGGCCGCTACGGCGAGCCGATGA